One segment of Daphnia magna isolate NIES linkage group LG2, ASM2063170v1.1, whole genome shotgun sequence DNA contains the following:
- the LOC116917533 gene encoding mucin-2: MEYYTANGGLRLYGDSRGAGDIEIGPDPTFICPPNTPVAPHPEKCELYYTCYPGYPVTLWQCYSDYLFDLTYSGCNYPIEVDCGVRNRPVTNAPTTVTTPKTTTAPSSNTVPPNQPTFNCPTPDGFFAIPNTCTGDYYVCVSGSPYVSTCPNGNIFDPATKICTPPANATCTKPVFTCPTPDGFFPIPGACSNSYYVCVGNVPHIQFPRAQQQCLLTKPITTTSTTTPSTTTTSTTTTPTTTTPTTTTPTTTTPTTTTPTTTTPTTTTPTTTTPTTTTPTTTTPTTTTPTTTTPTTTTPTTTTPTTTTPTTTTTTPTTRPTTVGPFTCQTSHGYFPVPGVVCSAQYYMCSNYYAYLMDCAVPTVYNPTIQTCDWSYNVAGCQNNTDGFQVLEKGTSKSSLRVTSLLCNVERSRFQASTMAHFKHLQFYHFTFFCVTTCTQRFVMKTFPSLLFGFLLLAFCQPDYVSSATISKLPAFLSKKWDPYSRGAGDIEIGPDPTFQCPPNTPVAPHPERCELYYTCYAGYPVTLWQCYSDYLFDLRYSGCNFPYDTDCGDRLRPGQTPQTTTSTTTTTKPTPEPNVPAFTCPSDGGFYPIDSDGCYRHYYACVQGVAYVMLCPLDDLFDPVTFTCEPPNDVSCQEPAFTCEEDGFFPVEGQCTGVYFICASGVAYESLCPNNGIFDPDKLICSTADQVSCSQGSASTTTTVTTTTTTPTTTPTTTPTTTPTTTPTTTPTTTPTTTPTTTPTTTPTTTTPTTTSTTTTPTTTTPTTTSTTTPTTTTPSGEFDCPPRDGKYPDPSNCHGYYVCISEVAFPSNCPENGCFDAASQLCTQNCSGCTRFFPAFVYN; encoded by the exons ATGGAGTATTACACAGCTAATGGT GGCTTGCGTCTATACGGCGACTCACGAGGTGCAGGTGACATTGAAATAGGACCTGATCCGACCTTCATATGCCCACCCAACACTCCCGTTGCTCCTCATCCGGAAAAGTGCGAATTGTACTACACCTGCTATCCTGGATATCCTGTCACTCTTTGGCAATGCTATTCAGACTACTTGTTTGACCTTACCTACTCGGGTTGCAATTATCCTATAGAGGTTGACTGCGGAGTACGAAATCGTCCTGTTACGA ATGCACCGACGACCGTTACGACCCCGAAAACCACAACCGCCCCATCGAGCAACACTGTGCCACCCAACCAACCGACTTTCAATTGCCCAACTCCTGACGGATTCTTTGCCATTCCCAACACATGCACAGGGGATTATTATGTGTGCGTCAGTGGATCTCCATACGTATCG ACTTGTCCAAATGGCAACATTTTTGATCCCGCAACAAAAATCTGTACACCGCCTGCAAATGCCACTTGCA CGAAACCTGTGTTCACCTGCCCTACTCCTGATGGTTTTTTCCCAATCCCAG GTGCCTGCAGCAACTCGTATTATGTTTGTGTCGGGAATGTGCCGCATATACAG TTTCCCCGAGCACAACAGCAATGCCTACTAACAAAACCCATTACAACAACGTCAACAACAACACCGTCAACAACAACGACATCTACGACCACGACGCCAACAACCACGACCCCCACAACTACGACCCCCACAACCACGACGCCAACAACCACGACGCCAACAACCACGACGCCAACAACCACGACCCCAACAACCACGACCCCAACAACCACGACCCCAACAACCACGACACCAACAACCAcgacaccaacaacaacaacaccaacCACTACGAcgccaacaacaacgacaCCAACCACTACCACGCCAACAACCACTACAACGACACCCACAACACGCCCGACAACAGTGGGACCATTCACCTGCCAGACGTCGCATGGCTATTTCCCTGTTCCAGGTGTCGTATGTAGTGCACAGTACTATATGTGCTCCAACTATTACGCATATCTTATG GACTGTGCTGTGCCTACTGTTTACAACCCGACCATCCAGA CTTGTGATTGGAGTTATAACGTAGCGGGCTGCCAAAACAATACGGATGGCTTTCAAGTCCTGGAAAAAGGCACATCTAAGTCATCACTTCGCGTCACTTCGCTGTTGTGCAATGTCGAGAGAAGCAGATTTCAAGCTTCAACAATGGCCCATTTTAAACACTTACAATTCTAT CATTTCACGTTTTTCTGTGTTACTACGTGCACACAGAGATTTGTCATGAAGACATTTCCGTCGCTTCTCTTTGGATTCTTGTTATTAG CTTTTTGCCAACCGGACTATGTGTCCAGCGCGACGATCTCAAAGCTGCCGGCCTTTTTGAGCAAG aaatgggatCCATACTCCCGAGGTGCAGGCGATATTGAAATAGGACCTGATCCGACATTCCAATGCCCACCCAACACTCCCGTTGCTCCTCATCCTGAAAGATGCGAACTGTACTACACCTGCTATGCTGGATATCCTGTCACTCTTTGGCAATGCTATTCGGACTACTTGTTTGACCTGCGCTATTCCGGCTGCAACTTCCCTTACGATACGGACTGTGGCGACAGACTGCGTCCCGGTCAGA CCCCACAAACGACGACTAGCACAACAACGACTACGAAACCCACCCCTGAACCGAATGTTCCGGCTTTTACTTGTCCTAGCGATGGAGGTTTTTATCCAATTGATTCCGACGGATGCTATCGACATTATTACGCCTGCGTCCAGGGAGTGGCTTACGTTATG CTTTGCCCACTTGATGATTTATTCGATCCAGTCACGTTTACGTGCGAACCACCAAACGATGTCTCTTGTCAGGAACCGG CATTCACGTGTGAGGAGGATGGGTTCTTCCCTGTTGAAGGTCAATGTACTGgagtatattttatttgcgCCTCTGGCGTAGCCTACGAATCG CTTTGTCCTAACAACGGAATATTTGATCCGGATAAACTCATTTGCTCCACCGCCGACCAGGTGTCTTGTTCACAAG GTTCGGCTAGCACAACAACCACGGTGACAACTACAACCACAACTCCCACAacaacaccaacaacaacCCCTACCACAACACCTACAACAACCCCTACCACAACACCTACAACAACCCCTACCACAACACCTACAACAACCCCTACAACAACCCCTACTACTACAACCCCCACAACAACCTCTACTACTACAACACCAACAACGACAACTCCTACTACAACATCAACCACAacgccaacaacaacaactccAAGCGGTGAATTTGATTGCCCTCCTAGAGATGGCAAATATCCCGATCCGTCCAATTGCCACGGATATTACGTTTGCATTTCTGAAGTCGCTTTTCCTTCG AACTGCCCTGAAAATGGATGCTTTGATGCTGCGTCGCAACTGTGCACGCAGAATTGCTCGGGATGCACCCGTTTCTTTCCCGCTTTCGTCTATAATTAA
- the LOC116917535 gene encoding geranylgeranyl transferase type-2 subunit alpha, with protein sequence MHGRLKVRTTAEQQEIKAKERAKKLAVYKVAMDRIFSKRKSGELDDEILKITGQVLTENPDISTLWNIRKETIVKIKNTTPDLVDNYVSKELTLTEQCIRVNPKSYNSWFHRSWVLDKGSNIDFQAEFLLCDKCLELDERNFHCWDYRRIIVQMSKTPLENELQFSTNKITKNFSNYSSWHYRSELLPRIYPSSSGDTLLDDQKLAEECNLIQNAIFTDPNDQSAWFYQRWLLFTKKETNSTENSKNSGFLSVLNDELESCQQLRDLEPNNKWVILQVCELLRRIDSLGNKKEILQLVSQLTKVDPLRRGYYAYLGSKIEEEKQKKTIP encoded by the exons ATG CACGGAAGACTTAAAGTACGTACAACCGCTGAGCAGCAAGAAATTAAGGCCAAAGAAAGAGCCAAAAAGCTTGCAGTATACAAAGTAGCAATGGATCGAATTTTTTCCAAG AGAAAGTCAGGGGAACTAGATGATGAAATCCTCAAGATAACTGGCCAGGTTTTGACAGAAAACCCGGACATCTCCACACTTTGGAacataagaaaagaaacaattgTGAAAATCAAGAATACAAC TCCAGACCTTGTTGACAACTATGTTTCGAAAGAGCTAACATTAACTGAACAGTGTATTAGAGTGAACCCAAAGTCCTATAATTCTTGGTTTCATAGAAGTTGGGTTCTTGATAAAGGATCAAACATTGATTTTCAAGCTGAATTTTTGCTCTGTGACAAATGCCTGGAGCTAGATGAAAGGAATT TTCACTGCTGGGATTATAGGCGAATAATTGTGCAAATGTCAAAAACACCCTTGGAAAATGAGCTTCAATTTTCTACTAACaagataacaaaaaatttttcgaatTATTCTTCGTGGCATTATCGGAGTGAATTGCTGCCGCGAATTTATCCGAGTTCATCTGGTGATACCTTGTTGGATGATCAGAAGCTGGCCGAAG AATGCAACCTCATTCAAAATGCAATTTTCACGGACCCAAACGACCAAAGCGCATGGTTTTATCAACGTTGGCTTcttttcacaaaaaaagagaccaATTCCACGGAAAATTCCAAAAATTCTGGTTTTCTGTCAGTTTTGAACGATGAGCTGGAATCATGTCAGCAACTTCGTGATTTGGAACCTAACAATAAGT GGGTAATCCTACAGGTCTGTGAGCTGCTTCGACGCATTGACAGTctgggaaacaaaaaagagattCTGCAACTTGTGAGCCAGCTAACTAAAGTCGATCCATTGCGTCGGGGATATTATGCTTATCTCG GCTCTAAAAttgaagaagagaaacaaaagaaaaccattcCGTAA
- the LOC116917528 gene encoding bromodomain-containing protein 7 → MGSKKHKKHKSDRWGRYESAQGGQGTDRPQLRLILKVGGASTPDPVDHGESSSGISHRQGIVHAPYGHEEDSRQSSLFSLPEGSEKEKHKRKKEKKKKKNKDKDKEKKKHKHKDKKRKDKDESAAEGDESLRYEVITVQPSNPTQGGPLSPRPILKISTSSLDSATGSNLSASLAARVQHTSPGAAPLRTSLRPRQERPALQKLLELLLPNLEQKDPRQFFAWPVTDSIAPNYSSIITKPMDFSTMKQKIEDNQYKTLQELYGEHDDFVLMCNNAMTYNQPDTVYYKAAKRLLHTGLRTLTVDKVRPYVPTISNYGELTVTHLGFEPLEESFRAFAIRQEQSAEGVESVDHEMETGFSSGGETAVETARDSFLKSESPNKNHFDALPDDMTPDEILEQANEAAQIAANKLGYQHPNAKMGFLRQRKDGTTSLAILTPCHPGTQPGTTEVPVTLGALTGKVQPGPGTGQLMGFREDRRNQVKPVKPLYYGPFGSYAPSYDSTFSNLTKEESDLVLSTYGEETGVPYAESILDFVRDCDYALHIADDLLNLMTHGEHSTVAKILEEKRRIHQQQILQRIEQEQLQQQQQQLLQSQQANDDAFNLNALRSLGDLGIDVSFLDSFEAQLKAEQRAREASQNCLDETGSFISTLERTQRERLSKTPPPHLSNIMPPSEFELQLVGKITEGIAYVAKQSTPSAVASVEGVRRAMGVSLDPFPMALTTTVPRPPVTSEPDQRDIESELSKLLGEDGVSEGKEISFVPFSNLMQDTSKRSGS, encoded by the exons ATGGGGAgcaaaaaacataaaaagcaCAAATCCGACCGCTGGGGAAGGTATGAAAGTGCCCAAGGAGGTCAGg GTACTGATCGACCGCAGTTGCGATTGATCCTAAAAGTTGGAGGTGCGTCCACCCCAGATCCAGTGGACCATGGTGAAAGTTCTTCAGGAATATCTCATCGTCAGGGAATTGTTCATGCTCCATATGGACATGAAGAAGATTCTAGGCAGTCCTCTCTATTTTCTCTTCCTGAAGGAAGTGAGAAAGAAaagcacaaaagaaaaaaggaaaaaaagaaaaagaaaaacaaagataaagacaaggagaagaaaaagcaTAAACATAAG GATAAAAAACGTAAAGACAAGGATGAGTCTGCAGCTGAGGGAGATGAGTCCTTAAGATATGAGGTCATAACTGTTCAGCCTTCCAATCCTACCCAAGGTGGACCACTCTCTCCTAGGCCCATATTGAAGATTTCCACATCCTCCTTGGATTCAGCAACCGGATCAAACCTGTCAGCCTCATTGGCAGCACGAGTTCAACATACTAGTCCCGGTGCCGCGCCTCTTCGAACCAGCCTTCGACCACGTCAAGAAAGACCAGCACTGCAGAAACTTCTTGAACTTCTACTGCCAAACCTCGAACAAAAAGACCCCAGGCAGTTTTTTGCCTGGCCAGTTACTGATAGTATTGCACCCAACTATTCTTCCATCATCACCAAACCAATGGATTTTAGTActatgaaacaaaaaatagaagataACCAATACAAAACGCTACAAGAACTTTACGGTGAGCAT GACGATTTCGTGTTGATGTGCAACAATGCCATGACGTATAACCAACCGGACACTGTCTATTATAAGGCAGCAAAAAGACTACTGCATACTGGCTTGCGAACTCTAACTGTAGATAAAGTGCGCCCTTACGTGCCCACGATATCCAATTATGGCGAATTAACAGTGACCCACTTAGGCTTTGAGCCTTTGGAAGAATCATTCCGAGCCTTTGCCATACGACAAGAGCAATCAGCGGAAGGAGTAGAATCAGTCGATCACGAAATGGAAACCGGATTTTCTTCCGGGGGCGAGACGGCTGTGGAAACAGCCCGAGATAGCTTTCTTAAGAGCGAGTCGCCGAATAAAAACCATTTTGATGCTTTGCCGGATGACATGACTCCTGATGAAATTTTGGAACAG GCCAATGAGGCAGCACAAATTGCAGCCAACAAACTTGGCTATCAACATCCAAACGCGAAAATGGGTTTTTTGCGTCAAAGAAAAGATGGCACTACATCGTTAGCCATCCTAACCCCTTGCCACCCAGGGACTCAACCTGGAACTACCGAAGTTCCTGTGACTCTTG GTGCCTTAACGGGCAAGGTTCAACCAGGACCGGGCACTGGGCAATTAATGGGCTTTAGGGAAGACCGGCGAAACCAAGTTAAACCGGTCAAACCTTTGTATTATGGCCCGTTTGGTTCTTATGCCCCGTCGTACGATTCGACATTCTCAAACCTCACAAAAGAAGAATCAGATCTTGTCCTCTCAACTTACGGAGAAGAAACGGGAGTTCCTTATGCGGAAAGTATTTTGGATTTTGTGCGCGATTGCGATTATGCATTACACATCGCCGATGACCTACTCAATTTGATGACCCACGGTGAACATTCAACCGTTGCCAaaattttggaagaaaaacGACGGATCCATCAACAGCAAATTCTTCAACGAATAGAACAGGAGCAActgcagcaacaacagcagcaacttCTTCAGTCTCAGCAGGCAAATGATGATGCATTCAATTTAAATGCACTTCGGTCTTTGGGAGACCTTGGAATCGACGTTTCGTTCCTGGATTCTTTCG AAGCACAGCTTAAAGCCGAACAGCGAGCACGAGAAGCTAGCCAGAACTGTTTGGATGAAACAGGATCTTTTATAAGCACACTTGAGCGAACACAGCGCGAGAGACTTTCGAAAACTCCACCACCACATCTTTCAAATATTATGCCACCGTCGGAGTTTGAGCTTCAATTAG TCGGAAAAATAACAGAAGGAATCGCCTACGTGGCCAAGCAGTCGACACCCTCTGCAGTTGCCTCTGTAGAAGGTGTACGCAGAGCTATGGGAGTATCCCTGGATCCGTTTCCGATGGCGTTAACGACTACAGTACCGCGCCCACCAGTGACTTCGGAACCTGATCAGCGAGATATTGAAAGTGAGCTAAGTAAACTACTTGGTGAAGATGGTGTTTCTGAGG GAAAAGAGATTTCATTTGTACCATTCTCGAATCTTATGCAGGACACCTCCAAGCGAAGTGGAAGTTGA